Below is a genomic region from Candidatus Afararchaeum irisae.
TCCCGGCTCTAAGCTGCCGACCGACTTCGCGTTGTCCTTCGAGGTTATGGGACTGCTGTCGACTATCTGGAGCGTGGCGTCGTGTGCCGTCTCGTGTCCCTCGTTACGTATCGTCGCAGTTATCTTGCCGTCACTGTCGACCCTGAGTGACTCCGACTCGACGTCTACAACATCGAGGTCGAATGTCGGGTCGACACGGACTGTGACGTGTTCGGTCTCAGTCTTCTCGTCTCTTATGATCTGGTAAGACGAGTCACGCGCTACCGAGTCGACGCTCATGTAAGTGACGTACTCGTAGTCGAGTTTGACAGGGAGCCTGTAAGTACCCGGCGTGGCGTTCTCGTCGACCTCCATCTCGAATCCGACGGACGAACTCCTCGAAGGCGTCACAGTCCCCACAGACTGTGTGTCGGACTTTATGTCGATGGGAGCGTCACCGCTTTTGACGTCGACCCTCGTGGTTATCGCCGCTCCAGGCGTCGACGTATACCGGTTGCCTATGATCTGTGATAGCTCCTGTATTCCGTTAGGAGTCTCGGCTATCGTACTACCCCTGTTCTGTACGTCGATCCTGAGACGGGTCGTCTCTCCCGGATCTACGACGTTTGACTCACTTCCTATGCTCGTCATCAGGTCGGGCTCGTCGTAACGCACGCTCTCCTGGGCTCCTAATGCGGGAGCGGAGACGAGAACAACCGCCGAAACTACCACTGCTAGAACTACTGCGCCGTGTCTCAGAGCTGAGTTCATCTTGGATTTCATAGCTTGGTGAAGATTGTACAATTCTTTGTCTGAAATAGCTCTCCCAGGTATATATACTATGCGTGTTCTTCAATTCTTCTGAGAAACCGCGGCTCTACTCGATCAGGTCGACGTATCTGAAGACCGTGGTGTTGGTGAACTCGACAGTCTTACGTGTCTCTATGAGGTCGTTCACGAAACGGTCTTTGTCGAGGGCGTCGTGGTAGATGATCCGCGAGACATCTATGTAGTCGAGGCTCTCGAAGTCGCCGCCGTACTCGAATGTTCCGCGTTTCTGGAAGAGGAAGCCCTCCAGCTTCGTCCTGAGCTCTGTCGTCTGTCTCTCGTCGAGTCCCGCAACCGTCTCCTGCTGTTCCTCGTCGAGCACGAGACGTGAGACTATGTCTATCTTGTCGGATCCCTCGTTTGTCTTAAGGACGTGGAGGTTGAACTCACCCATCCTGACCGAGAAGTTGAAGACGCTGTGTTCGTCGTCGACCTCGTCGTGTTCTATGGCTTCCTCTGTGAGCCATCTCTCTACTGTGTCTCTGACCTCGGCGTCTGACGAGTCTGAGTCTATCGTGGACATAGAATGAGATCATCTATCAGACGTAAAAGCCCTGCTATATAACAGACAGAGAGGAGACGGTTCACAGAGGCTTTATCATGTCACCGTTCGTGGGATAACACATTCCGTCCATAAGGAGATGTTCGAGGGTCTCGTCGGCAACCTCCTCGTCTATTCCCGACTCGACCGCGCGTGAGATTATGGTGGATCTCTCGACACCCTCGTCGCCGTTTTCGTCCTCTATTATCCCCATGACGACAGACTCGGGACTGTCCGAAGCCTCAGTGTCTTCTTCCTCGGAGTCTTCGCGGGTGGGCTCCTCGGCGTCGGCGTCGGCGTCGGCATTTTCCTCCGTGGCTTCGTCCTCGAAGTCAGCATCAGCGTCCTCTCCCGACCCTATCTCGGTGCCGCTCTGGAACTCCGATCCGAACTCCTCCTCGACTGCCTCCCTCTCGCCCTCGTCCCAGTCCCAGTCGGGCTCGTCTTCGAGGTCGGCGTCGGTCTCAGAGACTGTTATCCCGTCCTCGTCTTCTGTCTCTGTCTCTGTCTCGATGCCCATAGCCTCAGACTCTGTCTCAGTCTCAGTCTTATCCGAGTCGGATGCCGTAGACTCAGGCTGGGTTGGGGTCTCGGTGCTGAGATCTGCCTGTGTCTCGCCTGTCGTCCCTGTCCCTGTCGGTACTTCTCCGTCCTCTGAGACGGCTTCCTCTGTGTCATCCTTCGTTTCTTCGACGGTCTCGGTGTCCGCAATCTCTTCGAGGACACCGAGACATTCCCGTCTGAGAGAGTCGAGGTACTCGGTGTCAGTTCCGTACTCGTCTATCGCCGTCTTGATGTCGGGGTCGTCGTCCTCGCCTTCTATCACCGAGTAGGCTTCTTCTATCCTGCTGAGAGTCCTCTCGGCGGTATTGACTACCCATCTGTCACGTGTCTCCGAGTCAACCTCATTGACCTCCTCTGGACGTATGCTAGTGTAGACCTCCTCGGAGTCCTCGGGCTCGTAAGTCCTCGCCTTTCCGACGACTGCGACGAAGGTGGGAACGTCCGTCTCGGAGAAGAAGTTCATAGCGTCGGGCTGGTACTGTCCCGCGTAGACGACGAATGCCCCCGTTGGGTCGGCTATCCTCGCCCTGTAGAGGTCGGTGTCGAGTCTCTCGACCTCTGTGACGACCCCTACGACGAAGATCCTGTTGACCCTCGCTCC
It encodes:
- a CDS encoding DUF2299 family protein, yielding MSTIDSDSSDAEVRDTVERWLTEEAIEHDEVDDEHSVFNFSVRMGEFNLHVLKTNEGSDKIDIVSRLVLDEEQQETVAGLDERQTTELRTKLEGFLFQKRGTFEYGGDFESLDYIDVSRIIYHDALDKDRFVNDLIETRKTVEFTNTTVFRYVDLIE